In Solanum pennellii chromosome 7, SPENNV200, the following are encoded in one genomic region:
- the LOC114077993 gene encoding uncharacterized protein LOC114077993, with amino-acid sequence MEKIETEVQELKANSQQHGSKHAELGQQHDQKHAELQGDVGKLRKTHNNVCSNAATASTSTAGQSTKKEETKVKHTNVNMNKLFSKPYTPQNTQKDISVTPQTNTYKASLESQKQTYNYISRTYIENIYKVQTFLNQNPRAKNTKNPNEDYITQYLQGYNKLIAQPGTNPNLIATCYNYGLLSTVYTVTGDEISKIPELYKAFLQYKRITKGTLFYIKFYAATAEILYDEVKPTIQVIKIGLTREMIIPEKIDTQEEIQKVDIPEFYANKRTIGIATILNEITNNYLNENAIWTYYNRDQTIIYSNCRDIREADMEELRQWILSLLRPETTPTTRAIRKNFISSNLMTRYCKLIGQKYPDHLCSKCEGEENYIPYVQLE; translated from the coding sequence ATGGAAAAGATAGAGACAGAAGTACAGGAACTGAAAGCTAATAGTCAGCAGCATGGCTCTAAACATGCGGAGCTAGGTCAGCAGCATGACCAAAAACATGCGGAGCTACAAGGAGACGTTGGGAAACTCCGAAAAACCCATAACAATGTTTGTTCAAATGCAGCTACAGCCAGCACATCTACAGCAGGACAATCTACGAAAAAGGAGGAGACTAAGGTAAAACATACAAATGTAAATATGAATAAGTTATTCTCAAAACCATATACtcctcaaaatacccaaaaagatATATCTGTTACCCCACAGACAAATACCTACAAAGCTAGCCTAGAATCCCAgaaacaaacatataattacatATCCAGGACATATATcgaaaatatatacaaagtaCAAACATTTCTAAACCAAAACCCCAGAGCTAAAAATACGAAAAATCCCAATGAAGACTATATAACCCAATATTTACAAGGATATAATAAGCTAATTGCACAGCCAGGAACTAATCCAAATCTAATAGCAACTTGCTACAACTATGGCTTGCTAAGCACAGTATATACAGTAACAGGAGATGAGATATCCAAGATACCGGAACTATATAAAGCATTTTTGCAATATAAGAGGATAACTAAAGGCACTCTTTTCTATATAAAGTTTTATGCAGCTACAGCAGAAATACTATATGACGAAGTCAAACCTACAATCCAAGTTATAAAAATTGGATTAACAAGGGAAATGATAATCCCTGAGAAGATAGATACCCAGGAAGAGATACAGAAAGTAGATATTCCGGAATTCTATGCAAACAAGAGAACTATCGGAATAGCTACCATATTAAACGagataacaaataattatttaaacgaAAATGCAATATGGACATATTACAACAGAGACCAGACAATTATCTATTCAAACTGCAGAGATATAAGAGAAGCAGATATGGAAGAGTTAAGACAATGGATATTAAGTCTACTTAGACCAGAAACTACACCCACAACAAGAGCTATTCGGAAGAACTTCATTTCCTCCAATCTAATGACAAGATACTGTAAATTGATTGGGCAAAAATATCCGGATCACCTATGCTCAAAGTGTGAAGGAGAAGAAAATTACATACCATATGTACAATTagaataa